The window ATATATCCGAACTCCACAAGTTCCGAGGCTTGATCCTCATTGAGCTCCTCATTACTATCTGAATCGTCATCGTCCATGGCTAAAAAATCCAACCAAATTTAGAATTAATAAATCATGGAACTAAAGGGTGAAGCACAACTTTAaaactaacccacaaaatatcATAACATGCAACTGAAGATAAGGCAATGAAAGCTTGAACAGAAaaagcacgggcccaacataaGGAATGGCTTATAATTGATACTTTGTAGTCTTGTTCACATTCTCAGAGCCTTAAAGAAAACCAAAAAGTTCACACAGACATTACAAATAGAATATAAGTAGTTGCACAACATAAATAATTAAGATATAAATGAATGTTGGATGGCAGACTGCATATGCATATTATAATGCTGATATATATTCTGAGTAAACACTCATTCTACAATCCCCCCTCAGTTACAGTTATAATTACCAGAGCAAAATTTTTTAGCACCATAAATAACCAAAATAAATATCTAATTGAATTCCATCTAACATTCATTGTTCTTTGCAAACTTCATGATTTGAAAATGTAGCATCATTTCAGATTGCTTCTCCCGATGACATAATTGGAAATTTGTGCATAATACTCCAAGTTACCTTCTAGTTTGTTGCAGAGGATATACCCGGCCAATGAACCTAAACAGAGAAAAGAAATTTCAGACTAACAGAAAGCATGGCAGTATGCTATATATATAAATTCAATGTTGAATAGGCCAAAACAGTTGGTTGATTCCACTTACTTCATTACTTCTGGATACACGAACTTCAGTAACTTTGCATCCAAGGTTCTCTTCTTGCACTCGCTCAATCTGTTGTGCTGATGCCAAAAGGTGAAGACCACAGTTGTCTAACTCGATCACTTGCAGTGTTGAAATATATATGCAAATTCTGTTGGGATCTTTTTTAGTCGGACGCAATAAGACATATATAAGCGCTCAAGCACAGGGAAATGCTCGTCCGTAGCTTTCCACTTTGTAAATTTTACGCCATCAAGTAATAAGAACTTTAACTGCGAAAACCCTCCTCTAGCAGGTTCCCAGTACTCATCACTTAGGCATGCATGCGATTTCAATTTGAGTACCTCAAGGTTAGGAAACATAGCAACGATGTCCATATCCTTCCAAGAAAGAAATGATCTGATTAAGGTCAACTTCTTGAGTGTTGGTGGAAAGATGCTTTGCTCGAGAAAATGAGATTCACGGCCTGGTAAGCTACCCAGAATTACTTTGTGAAATACAATTCTAAGTGCCTCAATGCCCCCAACTTCAGACAAATAGGGAAGATGATTCCACAAATCTAGAAGTCCGCAGGACTGAATCCCCAATTTCTTCATATTAGGCATCCTTTCAAAGGTTTCCTTTTTACACCATGCGGGATCAACTCCGGTTATAGTATGTAGGTGTTCCAAAACTGCATGATCCATTTTATCACTGAACATATTCAGAGGAGATTGCAGACTGCTCCCTATAGAGTGAAGATTCCTTAACTGTGGCATACTCATAATTTCCAAAGGTATTACATGTGGCTCCAAAGAATTACCATAGTATATATGAACAACCAAAGTTTGCAAATTTTGAAGTTTGGAAAGGATGAGGTCTCCCCTATATTCAATGGTCAATGATAGATGCCTCAAATGCAACAAACCGGTTCGTCGAGTTCGTACATTCACGTTATAGATGTCCAGTACTCTGATCATCTTCAACTTGTTGAAGGTCACACCAAACCTTTCAAAATAAGGGTGGCTGCTTCTTTCACCAGAATAGATGAAAGATCGGATTTTCGTTTGATCATAGGGGTACGAGTTTAGCGCATTAATTTCACTAATTGATTGGATATTCATTCGATGACACTTTTTAGGAAAAACTTGACTGTGAAGAGGCACTTGAAGCTCGATTATCATCTCTAACTATAACACATAGAAAGTTCTCCCTTTGGGCTTCTCTCAAGCAAAACTCATGCAAGAGATCATGGATCTTACATGTTTTTACTTTTCCGTAGAAATTGTGCCGGCTTATGAAAACCAAATTTCTGCCAATAAGTTCATTGAAGTATTCTTCTGCGACATCCTCCAAACTTTTATTAGCAGCTTTCTTTAAGAATCCCTCTGCAACCCATAGCTTGATTAATTTATTCGCATGAACCTCAGCGTCTTCAGGAAAAACCGCAAAATATAGAAAGCAGGCTTTCAGGTGTTGAGGTAGATAGTAGTAACTTAAAGCAAGAACCTTTTCACATTGTTGGTGCCGATCCTCAAATAATGCTGATTTTACATTTTGTTCAACGTGCTTCCATTTATCTAGTGCATTGTTGCATTTGGATAAAAGCCCGGTAACTACAACAATTATTAAAGGCAGGCCCTGACAATTGTATGCAATTTTCTTCCCAATTTCCAAAAGTTCCGGAGGGAGTTGTTCTTCATTCACAAGAATCTTGTCTTGGAATAGTTTCCAACTTTCCGTTGGATTTAAAAGAGAAATTTGATGAGGAGACTTACCTGGAGCAGCATAACTTGCCACATCTCCGCACCTTGTGGTAAGTAAGATTTGACTTCCTTTATAATCAGGAAACCACTGACTTATATCATCCCAAGCTTTGGTGCTCCATATATCGTCAATGACGACTAGGTACATGCGTCTCTGCAATTTCTTTTTCAATTCTGCTGCAAGGTCACCATCAGTTTTCTCACTTTCCTTTTTCAAAAGTTCAGCTTGGTCCTTTTCTCTTTTTCCAGGGCTTacatcctcctcctcctcttcttcttcatggGTCACATCCTTGATACAATGAAGCAGCTCCAGGAGCATTTTTCTGATACAATATTCTTTTGACATCGTAGTCCATGCTCGAATATCAAAATAAGCTTCAATTAATGGATCATTATAAACTCTGCTAGTAAAAGTTGTTTTCCCAATGCCCCCCATACCTACAATTGCCACAACTTCTCGTTCGTTGGATGAGGTTCTCATCATGAGTTGACTCTTCATATCCTCCACTTCAATTTCATGTCCAACCATGATATTCTCAAGCTGTGAAGAACGTTCGGGCAAAACGAAACTTCTAGCTAATGAACTCGTTGCCTGCAAACTGTTTTGCATACTTCTCTGTAACTCTTCCCTCTCAGAGTCCATGGACTTAGATGCTTGTTGTAAGCTTCCAAATATCCTCTCATAAGCTTCTTCATGAACCTCTTGATCAATGGACGGGTAAAGTTGCTCCAGGATTGATTCAATCCTATCTTCTGCATCATGTACTGCCAATTTGATTTTGGTTTCCCTGTGCTTCACTGCCTCAACATCATTGATGTTGTCCAAAGTTTCTAAAAGTGCTTGCAAAGAACGGACTTTTTCACGAAGGGATTCGATCTGTGGATTCAATGCTTTAGCCTTTTTGGCTTGACCTGAATTGGTTTGCGTTAGCAATAATTCAAGAGTGGTCACAAGAGAGGTCACAGTAGCATAAGCCATATCTTAATCTCCCTTTTTTTGCTTTCTCTTGTTAATTACTCTTATCTTAGCTTAGAAACTAAGCAATTTTCACTTATATCTCTACTTTGAAATGCAAATGAAAAAACTTGGAACAAGGGAATGGACAAGTGCACAAAAGTCTCATATTCCCACTTAACAACTACTGGGACCAATTAGTTGCATTCTGGCATAAAATTAGTGAGGGTAGTTTTGACGTAATTGGTAAAGTTATCGCCATGTAACCAAGACGTCACGTGTTCGAGTTGTGGAAACAGTTTCTTACATAAATGCAGGGTAggactgcgtacaatagaccttGTGGTCCGGCTCTTTTTCGGACCCCGCGCATAGACTTAGTGCACCGCGCTGTCAGCCTGCCCTGGTATAAATTTAGTAGTAGTACTTATCCAGCCAAAATATTTTATTTGCTCAGTGCATCGTGATTCCACAATCTAACGTTGTTAAATGCATAAAGAACCAACCAAAATAGGGTTAGTTGTGAATTACAGATTATTATAATATGCAAAATTGGAAAACAGCTACTTGTCACGTGGTCCGAATGGAGGGGCAGACCTCTTTAACATAAATTAATGAATTCAACAAACCAAAACTACATTAACTATATAACCAATCAAAAAtgaattaagagcctgtttggatggacttatgcttataagctgcaaacaacttataagttaaaaaaaataagttgggtagtttaacttattttttttggcttataagttgttttcagcttataagctgctttagataatctaagtcaaatgggcctaattatttttttgagtttattttaagcacaaaatgactttaagctggccagccaaacactcaaaaaggctgaaaacagcttataagcaacttatatgcaacttataagccaatccaaacgggctcttaactCAAGAAAGTCAGCACGTATCTACAAACAGAGCAACCTGAATGCAGAAAGCTGTTGGACAAAATGTCTAACAGACATTTGCATGTTGTCAGAAATTCAGAATACACAAAACAGAGATATGTAAAAGACCTTGATGCAGCCACCACAAAGCTCAATTTTTCTGCAGTTCCTTTATCAATTTATTGCCAAACATAGTCTACCAAGCTACTCCttagaacaaaaaaatagaaaagttagCTAAGTTATGTGTAACGGTATTAAAATAtctagcaatatatatatatatatatatatatatatatatacacaaaatccaCCTTCTCTAAGGTGAAGATATCTTCCAAATACCACCAAAGGTTGTGTGATGGGCGGTAAGTATCCTTCTTCGTCCTTGTAGGGACGAAGCTAAAGGGTTGAATACCCTGCCTACATCACTAATCAGAGATCTCAAATTCGA is drawn from Lycium barbarum isolate Lr01 chromosome 8, ASM1917538v2, whole genome shotgun sequence and contains these coding sequences:
- the LOC132607589 gene encoding putative late blight resistance protein homolog R1B-8, which produces MAYATVTSLVTTLELLLTQTNSGQAKKAKALNPQIESLREKVRSLQALLETLDNINDVEAVKHRETKIKLAVHDAEDRIESILEQLYPSIDQEVHEEAYERIFGSLQQASKSMDSEREELQRSMQNSLQATSSLARSFVLPERSSQLENIMVGHEIEVEDMKSQLMMRTSSNEREVVAIVGMGGIGKTTFTSRVYNDPLIEAYFDIRAWTTMSKEYCIRKMLLELLHCIKDVTHEEEEEEEDVSPGKREKDQAELLKKESEKTDGDLAAELKKKLQRRMYLVVIDDIWSTKAWDDISQWFPDYKGSQILLTTRCGDVASYAAPGKSPHQISLLNPTESWKLFQDKILVNEEQLPPELLEIGKKIAYNCQGLPLIIVVVTGLLSKCNNALDKWKHVEQNVKSALFEDRHQQCEKVLALSYYYLPQHLKACFLYFAVFPEDAEVHANKLIKLWVAEGFLKKAANKSLEDVAEEYFNELIGRNLVFISRHNFYGKVKTCKIHDLLHEFCLREAQRENFLCVIVRDDNRASSASSQSSFS